A stretch of the Sphingobacterium thalpophilum genome encodes the following:
- the prmA gene encoding 50S ribosomal protein L11 methyltransferase: MKYLEVIFQMLSGEEWQKDLLIADLADIGFDTFEDTESGFAAYIPAANLDLQALETLMLNLDEGIEVNYKVNEIENQNWNKLWESNFNPIEVGGQCYVRATFHDTKPDFPYEIIIDPKMSFGTGHHQTTSMMLQYILEDEFEGKAVLDMGCGTGILAILASKKGANPILAVDYDEICVDSVRENSVLNQVDNIEPLCGSYEVLEGRSFDSILANINRNILLEQLPQYAHSIQHNGALYLSGFYEQEDLPMLLEAAQSLGFEFVSKKVLNNWCAAKFVKR; this comes from the coding sequence ATGAAATACCTGGAGGTTATCTTTCAAATGCTATCTGGTGAAGAATGGCAAAAAGATCTGTTGATAGCAGATTTGGCGGACATTGGTTTTGATACTTTTGAAGATACCGAATCTGGATTTGCAGCCTATATCCCGGCTGCAAATCTAGATTTGCAAGCTTTAGAAACGTTGATGCTCAATCTTGACGAAGGAATTGAGGTGAACTATAAAGTCAACGAAATTGAAAATCAGAATTGGAACAAGCTTTGGGAAAGTAATTTTAATCCCATTGAAGTTGGTGGACAGTGTTATGTACGGGCAACTTTTCATGACACGAAGCCTGATTTTCCCTATGAAATAATTATTGATCCAAAGATGTCTTTCGGGACAGGTCACCATCAGACTACTTCGATGATGTTGCAGTACATTCTAGAGGATGAGTTTGAGGGTAAGGCAGTTCTGGATATGGGCTGTGGAACAGGTATCTTAGCGATACTGGCATCAAAAAAAGGTGCTAACCCCATATTAGCGGTAGACTATGACGAGATCTGTGTCGATAGTGTGCGTGAAAATAGTGTGCTGAACCAGGTGGATAATATCGAGCCCCTTTGTGGCTCGTATGAAGTTTTGGAGGGCAGGTCGTTCGATAGTATTCTGGCAAATATTAATCGGAATATTCTGTTGGAACAATTGCCTCAGTATGCGCACAGTATACAGCACAATGGAGCATTGTATCTGAGCGGTTTTTATGAGCAGGAAGATTTGCCTATGTTGCTGGAGGCAGCACAATCTTTGGGCTTTGAGTTTGTCTCCAAAAAAGTTTTAAATAATTGGTGTGCAGCCAAGTTTGTGAAACGGTAA
- a CDS encoding carbohydrate-binding family 9-like protein, with protein MNKLTILPILSNLSGKEDFYQLSALAENLEWNTLSYCNWSESYPYQPYVRFRIGYTEDAFLLQFDVEEEQMRGSYSEMNQNVWEDSCVEFFISFDEGKTYYNIEFNLIGTGLIGYGSADKSTRNRLSAEEIGSVRTFSMIERYGEKKHWSMIQLVPFAVLKLSNSDDLKGRKVHGNFYKCGDKLKNPHFLSWSKIDNPTPNFHLPQFFGELIFG; from the coding sequence ATGAATAAACTGACTATCCTTCCGATCCTCTCAAACCTGTCCGGTAAGGAGGATTTCTACCAGTTGTCGGCACTTGCTGAAAATCTGGAGTGGAATACCTTATCCTATTGCAACTGGAGCGAATCCTATCCCTATCAGCCATACGTACGGTTCAGGATCGGATACACGGAGGACGCATTTCTATTGCAGTTTGATGTGGAAGAAGAGCAGATGCGTGGAAGTTATTCCGAAATGAACCAAAATGTCTGGGAAGATAGCTGTGTAGAGTTTTTTATTTCATTTGATGAGGGGAAAACCTATTACAACATTGAATTTAATCTGATTGGTACAGGTCTCATCGGTTATGGATCCGCAGACAAGTCGACCCGGAATAGACTGAGTGCCGAAGAAATCGGTTCTGTGCGAACATTTTCCATGATTGAGCGTTATGGTGAAAAGAAGCATTGGAGCATGATCCAACTTGTTCCATTTGCCGTTCTAAAGCTTAGCAATTCAGATGATCTGAAAGGTAGGAAAGTGCATGGTAATTTCTATAAATGTGGTGATAAGTTAAAAAATCCGCATTTTTTATCCTGGAGCAAAATAGACAATCCAACTCCTAATTTCCATTTGCCTCAGTTCTTTGGGGAATTGATCTTTGGATAG
- a CDS encoding phosphotransferase enzyme family protein: MSDFNQLVVESAAKQFTLEGDIISVQPFGSGHINDTYRVVSSVNNGISYLLQRINHHVFPNVDGLMHNIAIVTKHLSKKVKVAQGKRVTDHVLTIIPTVEGKLYTKDSQGNYWRMFILIEDTKSYDIVETEVQAAEGGRAFGLFQKQLSDLDASQIVEVLPNFHNIEFRLDNLRKAIETDVCQRVDAVKNKLDFIFSREGRMKTILDLGNKGALPVRITHNDTKFNNVLLDIHDKMQCVIDLDTVMPGYVAYDFGDAIRTIINPVAEDEKDVSKVVLNLGLYKAYAEGYLEEANAFLTTLEKETLVDGAFLLPYMQGVRFLTDYLEGDHYYKTKYDEHNLVRTNTQLKLVEEMEKNEEFMRKVIFDSI; this comes from the coding sequence ATGTCTGATTTTAACCAATTAGTAGTAGAGAGCGCAGCAAAACAATTTACGTTAGAAGGAGATATCATTTCAGTACAGCCTTTTGGTTCCGGTCATATCAATGATACGTATCGTGTAGTAAGTTCTGTCAATAACGGCATATCCTATTTATTGCAGCGGATTAACCATCATGTTTTTCCAAATGTGGATGGCTTGATGCACAATATCGCTATTGTGACCAAGCATCTGAGTAAGAAGGTAAAAGTTGCCCAAGGAAAGAGAGTGACAGATCATGTGCTGACGATCATTCCCACAGTAGAAGGAAAATTATATACAAAAGATAGCCAGGGCAACTACTGGCGCATGTTTATTCTGATTGAAGATACAAAGAGCTACGATATTGTGGAGACAGAGGTGCAGGCAGCAGAGGGGGGGCGTGCTTTTGGACTGTTTCAGAAACAGCTTTCTGACTTGGATGCATCTCAGATCGTTGAAGTACTTCCCAATTTTCACAATATAGAATTCAGGCTCGACAACCTCAGGAAGGCCATCGAAACGGATGTCTGTCAGCGCGTCGACGCGGTGAAGAACAAATTAGATTTTATCTTTAGCCGCGAAGGACGGATGAAAACAATTCTGGATCTGGGAAACAAAGGCGCATTGCCTGTGCGGATTACACATAACGATACTAAGTTTAATAATGTGCTTCTGGATATCCATGACAAAATGCAATGTGTGATCGACCTGGATACGGTAATGCCCGGATATGTAGCCTATGATTTTGGAGATGCGATCCGAACCATTATTAACCCTGTTGCGGAAGATGAAAAAGATGTTTCCAAGGTTGTGCTCAATCTGGGTTTATATAAAGCGTATGCCGAAGGGTACCTGGAAGAAGCAAACGCATTTTTGACCACCCTGGAGAAGGAAACATTGGTCGATGGTGCATTTTTATTGCCTTATATGCAGGGTGTACGTTTCTTGACCGACTATCTGGAAGGGGACCATTATTATAAAACCAAATACGATGAGCATAACTTAGTGCGTACCAACACACAATTGAAGTTAGTCGAGGAAATGGAGAAGAATGAAGAGTTTATGCGCAAAGTAATCTTTGATTCTATCTAG
- a CDS encoding DUF2853 family protein, producing the protein MSKLDEKIAAYTAESKKLGLSLDEAFIAKVTRAIGPSIYNPDSETIAASDPDELNRVKQNFLIKKLGLKDGPDLDKALEEVIAAIGKSNKNKYRVLVYALLAKKFKKESVYQ; encoded by the coding sequence ATGAGCAAATTAGATGAAAAAATCGCAGCATACACTGCAGAGTCCAAAAAATTAGGTTTATCATTGGATGAAGCCTTTATTGCCAAAGTAACAAGGGCGATCGGACCTTCCATTTATAATCCAGATTCGGAGACTATCGCTGCATCAGATCCCGATGAACTTAATCGTGTCAAACAAAATTTCTTAATTAAAAAATTGGGGCTAAAAGATGGGCCGGATTTAGACAAAGCATTGGAAGAGGTGATCGCAGCCATTGGTAAATCCAATAAAAATAAATACCGTGTATTGGTATACGCATTATTGGCAAAAAAATTCAAAAAAGAATCTGTTTACCAATAA
- a CDS encoding type B 50S ribosomal protein L31 has translation MKKDLHPSNYRLVVFKDMSNDYAFLTKSCVETKETIQWEDGNEYPVVKLEISHTSHPFYTGKMKLVDTAGRIDKFRNRYNKK, from the coding sequence ATGAAAAAAGATTTGCACCCTTCAAATTACAGATTAGTTGTATTTAAAGATATGTCAAATGACTATGCTTTTCTTACCAAATCTTGTGTTGAAACCAAAGAAACTATTCAATGGGAAGATGGTAATGAGTACCCAGTTGTAAAATTAGAGATTTCTCATACATCACACCCTTTCTATACAGGTAAGATGAAATTGGTTGATACAGCTGGCCGTATCGATAAATTCCGTAACCGTTACAACAAGAAATAA
- a CDS encoding Mur ligase domain-containing protein: MRIHFIAIGGSVMHNLAISLAKQGHQVTGSDDQIVEPSRSHLIEAGLLPDQLGWFEERVTDDIDAVILGAHAQADNPELKKAQDLALKIYSFPEFVQELSQDKIRVVIAGSYGKTTIASMVMHVMRYLGKEFDYLVGAQLRGFDRLVDITKHNKVIIIEGDEYVSSKIDPKSKFLYYKPNIALISGIVWNEYNSKLSKEDYIQQFEDFIDTIPSKGTLIYNKEDAVLQKVLQDTKDCKINRHGYKIPEYTINKGITYINTPEGDVPLQVFGKHNLSNIAGAYTVCEWLGIKKKDFFEAIKSFNTSIRYLEFVASSEGSVVYQDYACNADKVKSSIHAVKEQFPNQKLVTIIELNSYDSLDSSFLLQYADSMKESDVSVVYVNINSCKELNKDVESVPENIKKSFNNPDLEVVVSLDGLYSFLDGVKSRGYNLLLMSLNNYNGVNLSVLADRFFRDF, encoded by the coding sequence ATGCGTATTCATTTTATAGCGATAGGCGGAAGTGTGATGCACAACCTTGCAATTTCATTGGCCAAGCAAGGGCATCAGGTTACGGGATCCGACGACCAGATCGTAGAACCTTCACGGTCTCATTTGATTGAAGCGGGCTTATTGCCGGATCAGCTGGGATGGTTTGAAGAAAGAGTAACTGATGATATCGATGCCGTGATTTTGGGCGCCCACGCCCAGGCAGATAATCCCGAGTTAAAGAAAGCGCAGGATCTGGCGCTTAAAATCTATTCTTTCCCTGAATTTGTTCAAGAACTTTCACAGGATAAAATCCGTGTAGTCATTGCCGGTAGTTATGGTAAAACGACGATTGCAAGTATGGTCATGCATGTCATGCGTTATTTAGGCAAGGAGTTTGACTATCTGGTCGGTGCACAGTTACGCGGCTTCGACAGGCTGGTCGATATTACCAAACACAACAAGGTAATCATTATCGAAGGAGATGAGTATGTGTCCTCCAAAATCGACCCTAAGTCCAAGTTTTTATACTATAAACCAAATATTGCATTGATTTCTGGCATCGTTTGGAATGAGTATAATTCGAAATTATCAAAAGAAGACTATATTCAGCAATTTGAAGATTTTATCGACACCATCCCCTCTAAAGGTACATTAATCTACAACAAGGAAGATGCTGTGCTACAAAAGGTCCTGCAGGACACCAAAGACTGTAAGATCAACAGACATGGATATAAAATTCCGGAGTATACAATCAATAAGGGAATTACCTATATCAATACACCTGAAGGAGACGTGCCGCTACAGGTATTTGGAAAGCACAATTTATCCAATATTGCAGGTGCTTATACTGTTTGCGAATGGCTGGGCATCAAGAAGAAAGATTTTTTTGAGGCCATCAAAAGCTTCAATACATCTATCCGCTATTTGGAGTTTGTAGCAAGCTCAGAGGGGTCTGTGGTCTATCAGGATTATGCATGTAATGCGGATAAGGTCAAGTCTAGTATTCATGCGGTTAAAGAGCAATTTCCTAATCAGAAACTGGTCACAATTATCGAATTAAACTCTTATGATAGTTTAGACTCGTCATTTTTGTTACAATACGCAGACTCTATGAAAGAGTCGGATGTATCTGTGGTCTATGTCAATATCAACTCCTGTAAGGAGCTGAATAAAGATGTGGAAAGTGTACCTGAAAATATTAAGAAAAGTTTTAACAATCCTGATTTAGAGGTTGTTGTAAGTTTGGATGGACTTTACTCCTTTCTGGATGGCGTTAAATCTAGGGGTTACAATTTACTGCTTATGAGTTTAAATAATTATAATGGGGTTAACCTCTCAGTGCTCGCAGATCGTTTTTTTCGGGATTTTTAA
- a CDS encoding peptide MFS transporter: MGRLNGEATTIPSNDFFKSNVLGQRSGLFVLFFTEMWERFSFYGMRVLLIQFLTAAVIHGSPFSGWAWTAQQAGALYGTYAMMLYLTPILGGIIADKYIGSRKAVIIGALIMTLGHAAMAFDTAIMFFLGLVCLVVGTGFFKPNMPSILGEMYKDLPEKKDGAYTIFYMGVNAGAFFGMMLCGYIAETYGWHWGFGLAGIFMFLGTLQFAFAKPLMGNLGVLDKVTADNLVVEESKEPLDDTDTKNPFTLRDYILIGIVSIIGFVYAFNDPLSKNGIIDVFSGLDTSFLRGQYLMVIIALVLFIYLFVSRILRYDKVVRDRMFAVVLLAFFLIFFFMSFEQGATSLVLVARDNIDRALTGTALTTFNVVNGLLTIVPLSIITWVLVKLARVTWNKIALSNIVLFVCFALIWGAAIWMLYKEFNKEASEIKVSWFSILNSFFIIALASTISKIWESKYNPSAAFKYGFGLILVAIGFLIIGLGSWGIAPGTKISMVFLVMTYLFHTLGELFISPVGLSYVSKLVPARMLAFMFGIWYLAIAIAQKVAAVLGGQVEAIQQEYSLSHFFFLFTAIPALAGLLVMLFNPLIKRLMHGIK, encoded by the coding sequence ATGGGGAGATTAAACGGGGAAGCAACAACAATCCCGTCGAACGATTTTTTTAAATCCAATGTACTCGGACAGCGCTCAGGCCTGTTCGTGCTATTCTTTACAGAGATGTGGGAACGGTTTTCGTTCTATGGCATGCGCGTTTTACTAATACAATTTTTAACCGCAGCAGTGATTCACGGAAGCCCTTTCTCAGGCTGGGCTTGGACTGCACAACAGGCTGGTGCACTATACGGAACCTACGCCATGATGCTCTATCTGACACCGATTCTCGGGGGGATCATTGCCGATAAATATATCGGATCCCGAAAGGCAGTAATTATCGGAGCGCTTATCATGACCTTGGGACACGCAGCAATGGCTTTCGATACAGCTATCATGTTTTTTTTAGGACTCGTCTGCCTGGTTGTGGGTACAGGTTTTTTCAAGCCCAATATGCCTTCGATATTAGGTGAAATGTATAAAGATCTACCGGAAAAGAAAGATGGTGCATATACTATATTTTATATGGGGGTGAATGCCGGAGCTTTCTTTGGCATGATGCTGTGTGGTTATATCGCCGAAACTTATGGCTGGCACTGGGGCTTTGGATTAGCTGGTATATTTATGTTTTTAGGTACTCTGCAATTTGCATTTGCTAAACCACTTATGGGGAACCTGGGCGTGTTGGACAAAGTGACAGCAGACAATTTGGTAGTAGAAGAGAGTAAGGAGCCGCTCGACGATACCGATACTAAAAATCCTTTTACGCTGCGGGACTACATTCTTATAGGTATAGTATCCATTATTGGCTTTGTATATGCATTTAATGATCCTTTATCAAAAAATGGGATAATCGATGTCTTCTCCGGATTAGATACCTCCTTTTTAAGAGGACAATATCTGATGGTAATTATCGCTTTAGTGCTATTCATTTATCTGTTTGTATCCCGAATTTTGCGGTATGACAAAGTAGTCCGTGATCGGATGTTTGCGGTGGTGCTGTTGGCTTTTTTTCTGATTTTTTTCTTTATGAGTTTCGAACAGGGAGCGACATCTTTGGTCTTAGTTGCGCGTGACAATATTGATCGGGCCCTTACCGGAACAGCATTGACAACATTCAACGTAGTTAATGGCTTATTGACCATTGTGCCCCTATCTATTATTACATGGGTATTGGTAAAACTGGCGCGCGTCACCTGGAATAAAATTGCATTATCGAATATCGTTTTATTTGTCTGCTTTGCACTGATCTGGGGCGCAGCGATCTGGATGCTTTACAAAGAGTTTAATAAAGAGGCGTCTGAGATCAAGGTATCTTGGTTCTCCATCCTCAACTCCTTTTTTATTATTGCGCTAGCCTCTACCATATCTAAAATCTGGGAATCTAAATATAATCCGTCTGCAGCGTTCAAATATGGCTTTGGATTAATTCTGGTTGCTATCGGATTTCTGATCATTGGTTTAGGCTCCTGGGGTATCGCGCCGGGCACAAAAATCTCTATGGTATTTCTGGTAATGACCTACCTCTTCCATACTTTGGGCGAATTATTTATTTCTCCTGTGGGCTTATCGTATGTATCCAAGTTGGTTCCAGCACGGATGCTAGCTTTTATGTTTGGAATATGGTACCTCGCTATTGCCATTGCTCAGAAGGTGGCAGCAGTTTTGGGAGGCCAGGTGGAAGCTATTCAGCAAGAGTATTCTTTAAGCCACTTTTTCTTCTTGTTCACAGCAATTCCCGCCCTGGCCGGATTGCTCGTTATGCTGTTCAATCCTTTGATCAAAAGATTGATGCACGGAATTAAATAG
- a CDS encoding putative sugar nucleotidyl transferase, with protein MKIFFVDSSETVQPLGKLSHPVAFFDKKSLYPFTFIKSCLDLRVGILTLKEKWIKLASKLALELICVGDSRGEEGLIWVSANVVPSAPLLKVIQGMAAGDVLQQKGQAVAVRYSVKGDYSLRDLPVRVSLLQGVEDLFLTVGAEIRSDFGLLVEEQVQPLVSSTNQLLGTAFSIGADVSMECATLNAMDGPIYIDEGVTIMEGARLRGPLYLGQGAVVKMGATIYGNVSVGKQSVVGGEVGNSVIGDFSAKGHHGYLGCSVVGDWCNLGAGTSNSNLKNNLKTVSIYDYRQEAFRDTGLLKCGAFIGDYSRLGINSALNTGTVIGMASMLADTSFYAKFVPSFAWVFDGDVQPYRLDKCMEYLEELYKSKGQKLPEQIKRELNQLNRNIIKS; from the coding sequence GTGAAAATCTTTTTTGTAGACAGCTCAGAGACTGTTCAGCCATTGGGCAAGCTTAGCCACCCGGTAGCTTTTTTTGATAAAAAGAGTTTATATCCGTTTACCTTTATCAAATCCTGTTTAGACTTGCGTGTAGGAATTCTTACGCTCAAAGAGAAGTGGATTAAGCTGGCGTCTAAACTAGCGCTTGAGCTGATATGCGTTGGAGATAGCAGAGGCGAAGAGGGCTTAATCTGGGTTTCAGCGAATGTTGTTCCATCCGCACCATTACTCAAGGTTATCCAAGGGATGGCTGCCGGTGATGTCCTGCAACAGAAAGGGCAGGCTGTGGCTGTTCGCTATAGCGTCAAAGGCGATTATTCCCTCCGCGATTTGCCGGTAAGGGTCAGTCTTCTACAAGGGGTCGAAGACCTATTCTTGACAGTGGGAGCTGAAATTAGAAGCGACTTCGGCCTGCTGGTCGAAGAACAGGTGCAACCTCTAGTGTCATCGACCAATCAATTGCTCGGTACAGCCTTTTCTATTGGCGCAGATGTATCTATGGAGTGTGCTACTCTTAATGCGATGGACGGGCCAATCTATATTGACGAAGGGGTCACTATTATGGAAGGAGCCCGTTTACGTGGACCTTTATATCTTGGACAAGGAGCCGTTGTAAAGATGGGGGCTACAATTTATGGTAATGTTTCCGTTGGCAAACAGAGTGTAGTGGGCGGTGAGGTCGGTAATTCGGTCATCGGCGACTTCTCTGCCAAAGGGCATCATGGCTATCTGGGCTGTTCGGTTGTCGGCGACTGGTGCAACCTTGGCGCTGGCACCTCCAATTCGAATCTGAAAAACAACCTCAAAACGGTGTCGATTTATGACTATAGGCAAGAAGCCTTTCGCGACACCGGTCTCCTCAAATGTGGCGCTTTTATCGGTGACTATTCAAGGCTGGGCATAAATTCAGCTCTAAATACGGGGACAGTAATTGGTATGGCAAGTATGCTGGCAGATACAAGTTTTTATGCTAAATTTGTACCGTCATTTGCATGGGTGTTCGATGGCGATGTACAGCCCTATCGCCTGGACAAATGCATGGAGTATCTGGAAGAGTTATACAAATCAAAAGGGCAGAAGCTTCCAGAACAGATCAAAAGGGAATTGAATCAACTTAACAGAAATATCATTAAATCGTAA
- the tpiA gene encoding triose-phosphate isomerase, translating into MRKKIVAGNWKMNLDYQSGLSLFSEIINMAKDEVIGNQQLVVCSPFIHLSSLGQLSKNIANVNIGAQNIHQAESGAYTGEVSAVQVKSVGASHVILGHSERRAYFGETDALLATKVDAALKHDLTPIFCVGETKEERESGDFFTVIKTQLADGLFHLSKEAFEAIVLAYEPVWAIGTGLTASPEQAQEVHAFIRKVIAEKYGQETADNTSILYGGSCNPGNAKDLFAQADIDGGLIGGASLKSRDFIDIAKVFNG; encoded by the coding sequence ATGCGTAAAAAAATCGTAGCTGGTAATTGGAAAATGAATTTGGACTATCAGTCTGGACTAAGTCTGTTTTCCGAGATTATCAATATGGCCAAAGATGAGGTGATTGGCAATCAACAATTGGTCGTGTGTAGCCCATTTATTCATTTGTCAAGCCTTGGACAATTATCGAAAAATATTGCTAATGTGAATATCGGCGCGCAAAATATTCATCAGGCGGAGTCTGGAGCCTATACAGGCGAGGTGTCTGCAGTACAGGTTAAATCAGTTGGGGCTTCACATGTAATTTTGGGGCATTCGGAGAGACGCGCATATTTCGGAGAGACAGATGCATTGTTAGCGACTAAAGTTGATGCTGCACTTAAGCATGACCTGACACCAATTTTCTGTGTTGGCGAAACAAAAGAAGAACGCGAGTCCGGCGATTTCTTTACTGTAATTAAAACACAATTGGCAGATGGATTGTTTCACTTATCCAAAGAGGCTTTTGAAGCGATCGTTTTAGCATATGAACCGGTCTGGGCGATTGGTACCGGACTTACAGCGAGCCCTGAACAGGCACAGGAAGTCCATGCATTTATTCGTAAAGTTATCGCTGAAAAATACGGGCAGGAGACCGCAGATAATACAAGTATACTATATGGTGGATCATGCAATCCGGGAAATGCAAAAGATTTATTTGCACAGGCGGATATCGACGGTGGTCTCATTGGTGGTGCTTCTTTGAAATCGCGAGATTTTATAGATATTGCCAAAGTGTTTAACGGCTAA
- a CDS encoding peptide MFS transporter translates to MEASKRESLEEIQNFEGKYPKQIWNLFFSEMWERFCFYGMRGMLVFFMISQLNFAEKEANLQYGATQAFVYAFTFIGGLFADKILGFRKSLFWGGLLMIVGSVFLATDPHQYFFFGLSFIIIGTGFFKPNISTMVGELYREGDNRRDGGFSLFYAGINLGAFLGGYVCVAIGKGYMLTSIISEAHRWNVAFGLAAVGMLISLVNFHFTKKHLGPIGLQPGDPEAIVKTKALPRWVEYAVYGLTLLFIPVIQIMVSKTQYTDYFMYTIGPLTLLYLFYEMSKVSREERNKLVAALVFILFSIIFWGIYEQSGGSLSIFAAKHLNDSLLGVVTLDPNGVNNSGGALFIIALAPLFGLFWIWLAKRKLEPNTIIKFGLGFVFLGLGYYVLFATRLFAHDGMTSLDIFTLALLVITVGELCLSPIGLSIMTKLSPAKLQGIMMGMWFLASAYGQYVAGLIGASMAETKEGSSLADNLTTYTESYKQLGLYSLIAGVVLIALSPVVRKLMGNVK, encoded by the coding sequence ATGGAGGCGAGTAAACGCGAGTCGTTAGAAGAGATTCAAAATTTTGAAGGAAAATATCCAAAACAAATCTGGAACCTGTTTTTCTCGGAAATGTGGGAAAGATTTTGCTTTTATGGCATGCGAGGGATGTTGGTATTCTTTATGATTTCACAGCTGAATTTTGCTGAAAAAGAGGCTAATCTTCAGTATGGTGCGACACAGGCATTCGTATATGCATTTACGTTTATCGGCGGCCTGTTTGCCGATAAGATTTTAGGTTTTCGAAAATCGCTATTTTGGGGGGGATTATTAATGATCGTAGGTAGCGTTTTTCTAGCTACAGATCCACATCAGTATTTTTTCTTTGGCCTTTCGTTTATCATCATTGGTACGGGTTTTTTTAAACCAAATATTTCAACGATGGTGGGTGAATTGTACAGGGAAGGTGATAATCGGCGGGACGGTGGTTTCTCCTTGTTCTATGCCGGAATAAACCTGGGTGCCTTCTTAGGAGGCTACGTTTGCGTGGCTATCGGGAAAGGTTATATGCTGACTTCGATCATTTCAGAAGCGCATCGCTGGAATGTAGCGTTCGGCTTAGCTGCAGTGGGGATGCTGATCAGTTTGGTTAATTTTCACTTTACCAAAAAACATCTTGGCCCTATTGGTCTACAACCGGGAGATCCAGAAGCTATCGTGAAAACTAAGGCGTTACCTCGATGGGTGGAATACGCTGTATATGGGCTGACATTGCTCTTTATACCCGTTATTCAGATTATGGTGTCCAAGACGCAATATACCGATTATTTCATGTACACCATTGGGCCGTTGACGCTGCTGTACCTCTTTTATGAAATGTCAAAAGTGAGTCGCGAAGAACGTAACAAATTGGTTGCGGCGCTCGTATTTATTCTGTTTTCAATTATTTTCTGGGGAATATATGAGCAGAGCGGCGGTTCCTTGAGTATTTTTGCTGCTAAGCACCTGAACGATTCCCTGTTGGGGGTAGTGACCCTCGATCCCAATGGCGTGAACAACTCCGGCGGCGCGTTATTTATTATTGCCCTGGCCCCTTTGTTTGGACTATTTTGGATCTGGTTGGCGAAGCGGAAACTTGAACCGAATACAATTATCAAGTTTGGTCTCGGATTTGTTTTCTTAGGTTTGGGCTATTATGTGCTTTTCGCGACACGATTGTTTGCCCACGATGGAATGACGTCATTGGATATCTTTACACTCGCGCTATTGGTAATAACGGTAGGTGAGCTTTGCCTTTCTCCGATCGGACTTTCTATCATGACTAAACTGTCTCCAGCAAAATTGCAAGGAATTATGATGGGGATGTGGTTTTTGGCCAGTGCCTACGGTCAGTACGTTGCTGGCTTGATCGGCGCGAGTATGGCCGAGACAAAAGAAGGCAGCTCCCTGGCGGATAACTTGACAACCTATACGGAAAGTTACAAGCAACTGGGTTTATATTCGTTGATAGCAGGTGTCGTCCTTATCGCTTTATCGCCGGTCGTACGTAAACTAATGGGCAACGTCAAATAG
- a CDS encoding helix-turn-helix domain-containing protein gives MNALGKKIRLLRHQKGWSQEDVAKRLDISIPAFSKIETGITDVNLSRLNQISKLFNLTVVQLLSTSDSEEDKEYVNEVNALTQKLQQRDTEVIELQKKVIDLYEQLHKR, from the coding sequence ATGAACGCATTAGGAAAAAAAATTAGATTACTTAGACACCAAAAAGGGTGGAGTCAAGAAGATGTTGCAAAGCGATTGGATATCTCAATCCCAGCATTTTCTAAAATTGAAACAGGAATTACAGATGTCAATCTGTCTCGCCTAAATCAAATTTCAAAATTATTCAATTTGACAGTTGTTCAACTATTATCGACCTCCGATTCGGAAGAAGATAAAGAGTATGTCAACGAGGTAAATGCACTAACGCAGAAGCTGCAGCAGCGCGATACTGAAGTGATTGAACTTCAAAAAAAGGTCATCGACCTTTACGAGCAATTGCACAAAAGATAG